From the Solanum pennellii chromosome 4, SPENNV200 genome, one window contains:
- the LOC107016961 gene encoding uncharacterized protein DDB_G0290685-like codes for MKLFKKSKRNSNERIYCRTCRNPVARVQDYIRRVRRGTIIIRRVYNVYVPGDMDHLYGFITADTYCGRCGTLIGWKFIVVPLGSVAARAGRFMLMSRKVAFWDGVPFLRLNANEGVGANEQNANQGLGANEQNANQDLGVNEQNANQDLGVNEQDGEANAAVQDGGGNEQNDDQDVGANAAVQDGGGNEQNDDQYVGANAVVQDGGGNEQNDDQYVGANAVVQDGGGNEQNDDQYVGANAVVQDGGGNEQNDDQYVGANAVVQDGGGNEQNDDQDMGANAAVQDGARNEQNDDQDGGDPMN; via the exons ATGAAGCTATTCAAGAAATCGAAAAGAAATTCTAATGAAAGAATCTACTGTCGTACGTGCAGAAATCCAGTTGCACGCGTTCAAGATTATATTCGGAGG GTTCGTCGAGGAACGATCATAATTAGAAGAGT GTATAATGTTTACGTACCAGGCGATATGGATCATCTGTATGGATTTATCACAGCTGATACTTACTGTGGCCGATGTGGAACGTTGATTGGGTGGAAATTT ATTGTAGTCCCACTAGGGTCCGTGGCTGCTAGAGCAGGAAGATTCATGTTGATGTC GAGAAAGGTTGCTTTCTGGGATGGAGTACCATTCCTTCGTTTAAATGCAAATGAAGGTGTAGGCGCTAATGAGCAAAATGCAAATCAAGGTTTAGGCGCTAATGAGCAAAATGCAAATCAAGATTTAGGCGTTAATGAGCAAAATGCAAATCAAGATTTAGGCGTTAATGAGCAAGATGGAGAAGCTAATGCTGCAGTTCAAGATGGAGGCGGAAATGAACAGAATGATGATCAAGATGTGGGCGCTAATGCTGCAGTTCAAGATGGAGGCGGAAATGAACAGAATGATGATCAATATGTGGGCGCTAATGCTGTTGTTCAAGATGGAGGCGGAAATGAACAGAATGATGATCAATATGTGGGCGCTAATGCTGTTGTTCAAGATGGAGGCGGAAATGAACAGAATGATGATCAATATGTGGGCGCTAATGCTGTTGTTCAAGATGGAGGCGGAAATGAACAGAATGATGATCAATATGTGGGCGCTAATGCTGTTGTTCAAGATGGAGGCGGAAATGAACAGAATGATGATCAAGATATGGGCGCTAATGCTGCAGTTCAAGATGGAGCTAGAAATGAACAGAATGATGATCAAGATGGCGGGGATCCAATGAACTGA
- the LOC107015766 gene encoding glutathione S-transferase TCHQD has product MQLYHHPFSLNSQKVRLTLEEKGIDYTSHHVNPLTGKNMDAFFFSMNPSAKVPVFQNGSHIIYDTIEIIQYIERIAEKVSSGGNNLNLSSREVIGWMHKIQEWDSMYFTLFHVPEKYRLCVSKFLRRVIIARMAESPDLASAYHCKLRQAYDTDDKLKNADVLRRSENHLVRLLDEVELKLGETSYLAGEEFSLADVMLIPLLARIELLNLEDEYINSRPNIADYWVLVKQRPSYKKVIGKYFDGWRRRKTLLKTWCFIRVRSMLRKY; this is encoded by the exons ATGCAGTTATATCATCATCCTTTTTCCTTGAACAGCCAGAAGGTGAGACTTACTTTGGAAGAGAAAGGTATTGATTACACGTCGCATCATGTGAACCCTTTAACGGGCAAGAACATGGATGCATTTTTCTTCAGTATGAATCCAAGTGCGAAAGTTCCTGTGTTCCAGAATGGTTCTCACATCATATATGATACCATTGAGATAATTCA GTATATTGAAAGAATTGCAGAAAAAGTGTCGTCTGGCGGAAACAATCTGAACCTTAGCAGCAGAGAAGTTATCGGATGGAtgcataaaatacaagaatggGATTCAATGTACTTTACCCTTTTCCATGTCCCTGAGAAGTATCGGCTATGTGTTTCTAAATTCCTAAGACGTGTAATAATTGCCCGAATGGCTGAATCTCCCGACTTAGCAAGTGCTTACCACTGTAAGCTACGACAGGCATATGATACGGATGACAAGTTGAAGAATGCTGACGTTTTGAGACGAAGTGAGAACCATCTAGTAAGACTTCTTGATGAAGTGGAACTCAAACTTGGTGAAACATCATATCTAGCTGGGGAAGAATTCAGTCTAGCTGATGTAATGCTCATTCCTCTTCTAGCTAGAATAGAACTCTTGAACTTGGAAGACGAGTACATAAACAGTCGTCCAAACATAGCAGACTATTGGGTGTTGGTTAAACAAAGACCTAGTTATAAGAAGGTGATTGGTAAGTACTTTGATGGATGGAGAAGACGAAAGACGCTGCTGAAAACATGGTGCTTCATCCGTGTCAGAAGCATGCTCCGAAAATATTGA
- the LOC107017529 gene encoding uncharacterized protein DDB_G0290685-like, which yields MMILKKSRRNSIDSIYCRMCRNPVARVQDYISRVRRAGVFSRVYNVVVSNDHENFHFGSIIADTYCGQCRMLIGWEYIQVPLWFVVRDGRFVLFLSGLCYWDGVPLLHLNEEQDLGANEENADQDGDAHEQNDANEQDVGVNEENTDQDGDATDQDGDATDQDGDATDEDGDSTDEDGDSTDEDGDSTDEDGDSTDEDGDATDQDGDVTDQDGDSTNQDVGVNEENADQDGDSTDQDGDSTDEDGDATDQDGDATDQDGDVTDQDGDSTDQDVGVNEENADQDGGTPMN from the exons ATGATGATACTcaagaaatcaagaagaaatTCTATTGATAGCATCTACTGTCGTATGTGCAGAAATCCAGTTGCACGCGTCCAAGATTATATTTCGAGG GTTCGTCGAGCAGGGGTCTTTAGTAGAGT GTATAATGTTGTTGTATCGAATGATCATGAGAATTTTCATTTTGGAAGTATCATAGCCGATACGTACTGTGGTCAATGTAGAATGTTGATCGGGTGGGAATAT ATTCAAGTCCCACTATGGTTTGTGGTCAGAGATGGAAGATTTGTTTTGTTCTT GAGTGGGCTTTGTTACTGGGATGGTGTACCATTGCTTCATTTAAACGAAGAACAAGATTTAGGCGCTAATGAGGAAAATGCAGATCAAGATGGAGATGCTCATGAACAAAATGATGCTAATGAACAAGATGTGGGCGTGAATGAGGAAAATACTGATCAAGATGGAGACGCTACTGATCAAGATGGAGATGCTACTGATCAAGATGGAGACGCTACTGATGAAGATGGAGATTCTACTGATGAAGATGGAGATTCAACTGATGAAGATGGAGACTCTACTGATGAAGATGGAGATTCAACTGATGAAGATGGAGACGCTACTGATCAAGATGGAGACGTTACTGATCAAGATGGAGACTCTACTAATCAAGATGTGGGCGTGAATGAGGAAAATGCTGATCAAGATGGAGACTCTACTGATCAAGATGGAGACTCTACTGATGAAGATGGAGACGCTACTGATCAAGATGGAGACGCTACTGATCAAGATGGAGACGTTACTGATCAAGATGGAGACTCTACTGATCAAGATGTGGGCGTGAATGAGGAAAATGCTGATCAAGATGGCGGCACTCCAATGAACTGA